In Astatotilapia calliptera chromosome 16, fAstCal1.2, whole genome shotgun sequence, one genomic interval encodes:
- the rpgra gene encoding uncharacterized protein DDB_G0290685 isoform X3 yields MSPECAVEESTQWSSQRRTCTHSAEVSTVSWATEHFCLRFICQKRCSTFVTARSDTSRVERTTQLWSQVSCGGHHMLVVATPRPAESQEAVPEKDVLIADYFLESSFTKIIFKNKFISPTPPSPLSALSARARHRDRVRSVELFGDKFQSLPRLNSDFLNTSRQRSRNSLTLKTLSNDATTPSSSPKPKSEVTGSPLLSPRSRSISPQSPLLSSKASTPHSQSSFTLQSKASTSASSKSKCKKVPSPLLLPKSITKLNPSSPVATKMTAKPRLNRAAATKKPLSNKFSSPVPPKEPYTPTRPPSNVFIKNLKEEEHSAPTQTGNVKRQIITEEVEEKEVFSPYMGKKKGRAFRHAVKEEEPFAQQIQTNEKTDRNSPKVLPTELMKGPSTLKTEVSPLKSTKKNHKVTSNSKENITKESSNIKPSENRQAQKQLPHFKSSQQDKRKPSEHSTKTQQTLTDAQERVTEVKHKTRKTEDLRESNEPNEEDNSSLKKGLTRTPKKETKKSSSLDPKSPSIKVSKVNQAASLASTENAVKENEATQRGSDDVKPVEVASRGTRRVKSTLTKDQHKVKSVPGVDAKSPAAQGENTTPFKAETKKSVSRKTPLQVKGKLQELKPTPVKDQSKCAENPLIEGESKEKCEENELNCAKDATLKMKGGTVDEQKLSKIKDKKTAKESGAEQRAKTKRRGGGKEEEIRVKGEGDVDSENKMKAKPKSEASSLPSSQQDTPTEVRGNPISPQSPEVDSPRAAKPLRGAKPVVMDSRVSETNEEDTWGKNGGKTNWGEILSNSASLLPVAGIAGAAIEVLREAVTSVQSDSDKATSTPSKTLSKVRQFTKQSAVTEPSLCSTLSHFSSSNETEDGLKTDAQAGVPSESVNESQEVENDDSSCDPSEGEAVKGGLSEHIRGEHMEDSQKEVEEKSDKASGEDEDSEDGGKNEDEDVESGSDSEDKREECESSSDKETGEESNTGEGEEDNVSEEEEGDEKTSRSDKDEGSDKTNAAETEGEEESSKKTSDGLSDSDGSEGAEEEGENEESSDEESKEDKEKESEDEEKKSGDESESDESTNRESEGEEDGEEGDTAESAKTEEEENDEDEEGETEEQNDASTENEDEEKDSVEDEEADKSEGEQDSDKGEEEEDSEDEEEELQDEKSDEEEEEEGGEEREESESVGDGEAETEDGEDEDKEESEEEEESAEEEEEEEEEDTGDEDIEAEEEEEEKEEDTGDEETEAEEEKADTGDEEEEAEEENESEEEEKSKGKNKSMEPAKKNLLESDEGEEEEGEEGEGEEEGEEEEEQQKQTRLRGKRKDMKGNDEETDDEDEDSEEEGDEEERDEENKEKGNENQEEEEAEEEGIEEEEKGDENEEEEEENEEEEDQAKLAKKKKEKRQKPPPDRSSKQKEAPKPAPRTRQRAAGGAKAEDSQQFWNDVLPQYLDLQ; encoded by the exons ATGTCACCCGAGTGTGCTGTGGAGGAGAGCACACAGTGGTCCTCACAG AGAAGAACGTGTACACATTCGGCAGAGGTCAGTACGGTCAGCTGGGCCACGGAACATTTCTGTTTGAGGTTCATTTGCCAAAAGCGCTGCAGCACTTTTGTAACAGCAAGGTCAGACACATCGCGTGTGGAGAGAACCACACAGCTGTGGTCACAG GTGTCGTGCGGTGGTCACCACATGCTGGTCGTGGCTACACCCAGGCCAGCAGAGAGCCAAGAAGCGGTGCCAGAGAAGGATGTCTTAATCGCAGACTACTTTCTGGAGTCAAGTTTTACCAAAATCATCTTTAAAAACAAGTTCATCAGTCCAACTCCACCATCACCACTCTCAGCCCTCTCAGCCCGGGCACGCCACCGAGACAGA gttcGTTCTGTGGAGTTGTTTGGGGATAAGTTTCAGAGCCTCCCACGGCTTAACTCTGACTTTCTCAACACATCTCGGCAAAGATCCAGAAATTCCCTAACTCTGAAAACCCTTTCAAATGATGCTACTACCCCTTCATCATCCCCTAAACCAAAATCAGAGGTGACAGGAAGCCCACTTCTCTCCCCCAGATCTCGATCCATATCCCCTCAGAGTCCACTGTTATCCTCTAAGGCATCAACCCCACATTCACAATCATCATTCACGCTTCAAAGTAAAGCATCCACGTCTGCTTCTTCTAAGTCTAAATGCAAAAAGGTGCCCTCTCCTTTGCTTTTACCAAAGTCTATAACAAAATTAAACCCCAGCAGTCCTGTAGCTACTAAAATGACTGCAAAGCCTAGACTAAACCGAGCAGCAGCCACTAAGAAGCCTCTAAGTAACAAATTCTCATCTCCTGTGCCACCTAAAGAGCCCTACACCCCGACTAGACCCCCCAgtaatgttttcattaaaaatctAAAGGAGGAAGAACATTCTGCCCCAACACAAACAG GAAATGTTAAGAGACAAATAATCACTGAAGAAGTGGAGGAGAAAGAAGTCTTTTCACCATATATG GGAAAGAAAAAGGGCAGAGCTTTTAGACATGCAGTAAAGGAAGAAGAACCATTTGCACAACAGATCCAGACTAACGAGAAGACCGACCGAAACTCCCCTAAGGTTTTGCCAACAGAGCTTATGAAGGGCCCCAGCACCTTGAAGACAGAAGTGTCTCCTCTGAAgagcacaaagaaaaatcacaaagtgactTCAAACAGCAAAGAGAACATCACCAAGGAGTCCAGCAACATCAAACCTTCAGAAAACAGGCAAGCTCAAAAGCAGCTCCCGCATTTTAAATCATCACAGCAAGATAAGAGGAAACCGTCAGAGCatagcacaaaaacacaacagacgCTGACAGATGCACAGGAGAGAGTGACTGAAGTGAAGCACAAGACGAGGAAAACTGAGGATTTGAGAGAAAGTAATGAACCAAATGAAGAGGATAACAGCTCTCTGAAGAAAGGCTTGACAAGGACCCCAAAAAAGGAGACAAAGAAATCATCATCTTTAGATCCGAAATCTCCTTCTATCAAGGTCAGTAAAGTGAATCAAGCAGCCAGTCTAGCATCCACAGAAAATGCCGTAAAGGAAAATGAAGCAACTCAGAGGGGAAGTGATGacgtcaaacctgttgaagtgGCGAGTCGGGGGACACGGCGAGTCAAATCGACTCTAACAAAAGATCAGCACAAGGTTAAATCTGTACCAGGAGTGGATGCTAAATCGCCAGCAGCACAGGGAGAAAACACAACACCTTTTAAGGCTGAAACCAAGAAATCTGTCTCCAGAAAAACACCATTGCAAGTTAAGGGAAAATTGCAAGAGCTTAAACCAACACCAGTCAAGGATCAAagtaaatgtgcagaaaatcCCCTCATTGAAggtgaaagcaaagaaaagtgtGAGGAAAATGAGTTAAATTGTGCCAAAGACGCCACTCTGAAGATGAAAGGTGGAACTGTGGATGAGCAGAAATTGTCAAAAATAAAGGACAAAAAGACGGCAAAGGAATCCGGTGCTGAACAGAgggcaaaaacaaaacgaagAGGAGGAGGCAAGGAAGAGGAAATCAGAGTTAAAGGTGAGGGGGATGTTGACTCTGAGAATAAGATGAAGGCTAAACCAAAGAGTGAAGCTTCCAGCCTGCCGTCATCTCAGCAGGATACACCTACAGAAGTGAGAGGTAACCCAATTTCCCCTCAAAGCCCAGAGGTGGATTCTCCTAGAGCTGCAAAACCCCTGCGAGGCGCTAAGCCTGTTGTTATGGATTCCCgtgtttctgaaacaaatgaAGAGGACACTTGGGGCAAGAATGGGGGAAAAACAAATTGGGGAGAAATTCTCAGTAATTCAGCGTCACTTCTTCCAGTTGCTGGGATTGCAGGTGCAGCTATTGAGGTCCTTCGTGAGGCAGTGACAAGTGTGCAGTCTGACAGTGACAAAGCCACCTCGACACCCTCTAAAACGCTCAGTAAAGTCAGACAATTCACGAAGCAGAGTGCAGTTACGGAGCCGTCCTTGTGCTCCACATTGTCACATTTTTCTTCCTCGAATGAAACGGAGGATGGCCTGAAGACAGATGCTCAAGCTGGTGTTCCATCGGAATCTGTAAATGAATCCCAAGAAGTAGAAAATGATGACAGCAGTTGTGATCCATCAGAGGGGGAGGCAGTGAAAGGGGGCCTGTCTGAGCATATCAGGGGTGAACACATGGAAGATTCacaaaaagaagtggaggagaaATCCGACAAGGCATCTGGAGAGGATGAGGATTCTGAGGATGGGGGAAAGAATGAAGATGAAGATGTCGAGAGTGGAAGTGACAGTGAAGATAAAAGGGAAGAATGTGAGAGTAGTAGTGacaaagaaacaggagaggagagcaatacgggagagggagaggaagataatgtatctgaggaagaagagggtgACGAGAAAACAAGCAGGAGTGATAAAGATGAAGGAAGTGATAAAACTAATGCTGCTGAAactgaaggagaggaagaaagcaGTAAGAAGACAAGTGATGGATTGAGTGACTCTGATGGGAGTGAAGGAGCTGAGGAGGAAGGTGAAAATGAAGAGTCCAGTGATGAAGAGAGTAAAGAggataaagagaaggagagtgAGGATGAAGAGAAGAAAAGCGGTGATGAATCAGAGAGCGATGAGAGCACGAACCGAGAgtcagagggggaggaggacgGAGAGGAAGGAGACACTGCAGAATCTGCCaaaactgaagaagaagaaaatgatgaagatgaagagggCGAAACTGAGGAACAAAATGATGCCTCCACAGAAAATGAGGATGAGGAGAAGGACTCGGTTGAAGATGAAGAGGCAGATAAGAGTGAAGGAGAGCAAGACAGTGATaagggagaggaagaagaagatagcgaggatgaggaagaggaacTCCAAGATGAAAAaagtgatgaagaagaagaggaagaaggaggTGAGGAAAGGGAAGAAAGTGAGTCCGTAGGTGATGGGGAAGCTGAGACAGAAGATGGAGAGGATGAGGACAAAGAagagagtgaggaggaggaagagtctgcagaagaggaagaggaagaagaggaggaggatacAGGGGACGAAGACATAGaagctgaggaagaagaggaagagaaggaggaggataCAGGGGACGAAGAAACAGAAGCTGAGGAAGAGAAGGCGGATACAggggatgaagaagaagaagctgaggAAGAGAATgaaagtgaggaagaggagaaatcaaaaggaaaaaataaaagcatggagcctgctaaaaaaaatctgttagaGAGTGAtgaaggggaggaggaggagggggaggagggggaaggtgaggaggaaggggaagaagaggaagaacagcaaaaacagacaaggctaagaggaaaaaggaaagacaTGAAAGGTAATGATGAGGAaactgatgatgaagatgaggatAGTGAGGAAGAGGGTGATGAAGAAGAAAGGGATGAAGAGAATAAGGAAAAGGGAAATGAGaaccaggaggaggaggaggcagaagaagagggaattgaggaagaggaaaaaggagatgaaaatgaagaagaggaggaggagaatgaggaagaggaggaccaAGCAaaattagcaaagaaaaaaaaagagaagcgaCAGAAACCGCCACCAGACAGAAGCAGCAAACAGAAAGAAGCACCCAAACCAGCACCGAGGACCAGGCAGAGAGCTGCAGGGGGGGCGAAAGCTGAGGACTCTCAGCAGTTCTGGAACGATGTCCTGCCTCAATACCTAGACCTTCAGTGA